Proteins found in one Hypericibacter terrae genomic segment:
- a CDS encoding type 1 glutamine amidotransferase, with the protein MKILIIQNDSLSTAGIVAERIEAQGGKTEIRRPHDGDPLPESPKGYDGMVVLGGVQHANDDANWPAFPAILESMRDFHRADRGLLGICLGSQLMARAFGGKVRRHTHLEVGFHDLAVTPEGQRDPVVGGLGTTARIMQWHEDTFDLPEEAELLMKGDGCRNQAFRLGKRAYGFQCHFEATPAIADTWFALCMPSLTKHLGAEKAPATLERLRAEWPDNAPGARRFAEAVSDRWLALG; encoded by the coding sequence ATGAAAATCCTGATCATCCAGAACGATTCCCTGTCGACGGCCGGCATTGTCGCCGAGCGGATCGAGGCCCAGGGCGGCAAGACCGAAATCCGCAGGCCGCATGACGGCGACCCCCTGCCCGAGAGCCCGAAGGGCTATGACGGGATGGTGGTGCTGGGCGGGGTGCAGCATGCCAATGACGACGCCAACTGGCCGGCCTTTCCGGCGATCCTGGAGAGCATGCGCGACTTCCATCGCGCCGATCGCGGGCTGCTGGGGATCTGCCTCGGCTCCCAGCTCATGGCCCGTGCCTTCGGCGGCAAGGTCCGCCGCCATACCCATCTCGAAGTCGGGTTCCATGATCTGGCGGTGACGCCCGAGGGACAGAGGGACCCGGTCGTCGGCGGGCTGGGGACCACGGCCCGCATCATGCAGTGGCATGAGGACACGTTCGACCTGCCGGAAGAGGCCGAACTGCTGATGAAGGGCGACGGCTGCCGCAACCAGGCCTTCCGTCTGGGCAAGCGCGCTTACGGCTTCCAATGCCATTTCGAGGCGACGCCGGCGATCGCCGATACCTGGTTCGCGCTCTGCATGCCCAGCCTCACCAAGCATCTCGGCGCCGAGAAGGCCCCGGCCACCCTCGAGCGCCTGCGCGCCGAATGGCCCGACAACGCCCCCGGCGCACGCCGCTTCGCCGAAGCCGTCAGCGACCGCTGGCTGGCGCTGGGGTAG
- a CDS encoding MFS transporter, with the protein MPTDIPSDTGPMWLRAVSRPGAIVFAIMFTLESFARGLIATLIPLQAYSLLHHTRDVSILYTLVGIVGLASSFAIPFFIRRFKRRWVYTAGILALLVAALLLATATLYGQIGAMLARAFGAAALNITLSLYVMDYIRRRDLVRSEPLRLMFSAAAWTVGPALGVWLYTDVGHGVAEFLSAGSCAVLLVYFWYLRMSENPAVAAATRPPPNPIASIRRFIAQPRLRLGWFVPFARSCWWAMYFVYPPLFLVQAGKGDFAGALLVSLGNAMLFVTPLYGRMAQRTGIRRWIIVGFIGLGILTTAAGFMHGFPWIAAALLLAGSAFCCLLDAFGNIPYMRAVRPLERPQMTTVFRTYIDLSDLAPQAFYSVLLTFFDIRAVFFACGLFMFVAAVVAMKIPKKM; encoded by the coding sequence ATGCCGACTGATATCCCCTCCGACACCGGTCCGATGTGGCTGCGTGCCGTGAGCCGACCCGGCGCGATCGTGTTCGCGATCATGTTCACGCTCGAAAGTTTCGCGCGCGGCCTGATCGCCACCCTGATCCCGCTCCAGGCCTATTCGCTGCTGCATCACACGCGCGACGTCAGCATCCTCTACACGCTGGTCGGGATCGTCGGTCTGGCATCGAGCTTCGCCATCCCCTTCTTCATCCGCCGCTTCAAGCGGCGCTGGGTTTACACCGCCGGGATCCTGGCGCTGCTGGTTGCCGCCTTGCTGCTCGCGACGGCGACGCTGTACGGCCAGATCGGCGCCATGCTGGCGCGCGCCTTCGGTGCCGCCGCGCTCAACATCACGCTCAGCCTCTATGTGATGGATTACATCCGCCGCCGCGACCTGGTGCGCTCGGAGCCGCTGCGCCTCATGTTCAGCGCCGCCGCCTGGACGGTCGGGCCGGCCCTGGGCGTCTGGCTCTATACCGATGTCGGGCACGGCGTCGCCGAGTTCCTCTCCGCCGGTTCCTGCGCGGTGCTGCTGGTCTATTTCTGGTATCTGCGGATGAGCGAGAACCCGGCCGTGGCCGCCGCCACGCGACCGCCGCCCAACCCGATCGCATCCATCCGCCGCTTCATCGCCCAGCCTCGCCTGCGGCTCGGCTGGTTCGTGCCCTTTGCCCGCTCCTGCTGGTGGGCCATGTATTTCGTCTATCCGCCGCTGTTCCTGGTGCAGGCCGGCAAGGGCGACTTCGCCGGTGCGCTTCTGGTCTCGCTCGGCAACGCCATGCTGTTCGTCACGCCGCTTTATGGCCGCATGGCGCAGCGCACCGGCATCCGCCGCTGGATCATCGTCGGCTTCATCGGGCTGGGAATATTGACCACCGCGGCGGGGTTCATGCATGGCTTCCCCTGGATCGCGGCCGCTCTCCTGCTGGCGGGCTCGGCCTTCTGCTGCCTGCTCGACGCTTTCGGCAATATTCCCTATATGCGCGCCGTGCGTCCGCTCGAGCGGCCGCAGATGACGACCGTGTTCCGGACCTATATCGACCTGTCGGATCTGGCGCCGCAGGCCTTCTATTCGGTGCTGTTGACCTTCTTCGACATCCGCGCGGTCTTCTTCGCCTGCGGTCTCTTCATGTTCGTGGCCGCGGTCGTGGCGATGAAGATTCCGAAGAAGATGTGA
- a CDS encoding Flp family type IVb pilin translates to MLKTTIQNFIHDESGATAIEYGLIAALVSVAAIVALQTLGGSLSSIFSVVSSNLASAAAKAKQ, encoded by the coding sequence ATGTTGAAGACCACGATCCAAAACTTCATCCATGACGAGTCGGGCGCCACCGCGATCGAGTACGGCCTGATCGCCGCTCTCGTGTCGGTCGCCGCGATCGTTGCTCTGCAGACCCTCGGCGGTTCGCTGTCGAGCATCTTCTCGGTCGTCAGCAGCAACCTCGCCAGCGCCGCCGCCAAGGCGAAGCAGTAA
- a CDS encoding Flp family type IVb pilin, with product MPNNPLQYFLKNESGATAIEYGLIAALVSVASIIALQVLGGSLNSIFGVISSKLGDIASQANNP from the coding sequence ATGCCCAACAATCCGCTGCAGTACTTCCTCAAGAACGAGTCGGGTGCCACGGCTATAGAGTACGGGCTCATCGCCGCTCTCGTGTCAGTCGCCTCCATCATTGCCCTGCAGGTGCTGGGCGGATCGCTGAACAGCATCTTCGGTGTCATCAGCAGTAAGCTCGGTGACATCGCCTCGCAGGCCAATAATCCCTGA
- a CDS encoding trimethylamine methyltransferase family protein, giving the protein MSGEIATGGPAAREGRGREHGGKARRERRSVGGGVRQLPFKTLRNPLKPIEVLSEDQVETIHLASLEILENIGIESLHMETIDLFERAGAKVDRSTLRVKPDRGLILEAIRTVPPEFTLRARNPERDLHFGGNHLVFCATGGPAFASDLDRGRRAGNEADMKDYIRLVHMLNVLHQEGGTGLEPTDLPPDTRHLDVYESILTLTDKSWHCWAIGAFRVRDAIEMACIAYPTTREELLTRPAVISIINSNSPLKFDGPMGEGLCELARTGQATVCTPFTLCGAMSPVTLAGALAQQNAEALFMIALTQLVRPGSPAVYGGFTSNVDMKSGAPAFGTPEYTKAAFASGQLARRYNFPYRSSNVNASNVVDVQAAYESGMSLWGTIMGGVNLLAHAAGWLEGGLTASFEKLILDCEMLQLMRETLTPIATDRASLGLEAIAEVGPGGHFFGVGHTLERFEHAFYAPLLSDWRNFETWTDAGSIDGTHRANAIWKELLRQYQEPAMDPAAREALAAYVARRKVEIGSGKY; this is encoded by the coding sequence ATGAGCGGAGAAATCGCGACGGGCGGGCCGGCGGCCCGCGAGGGGCGGGGCCGCGAGCATGGCGGCAAGGCGCGTCGCGAACGCCGCTCCGTGGGCGGCGGCGTCCGTCAGCTGCCCTTCAAGACGCTGCGCAACCCCTTAAAGCCGATCGAGGTCCTGTCTGAGGATCAGGTCGAGACTATCCATCTGGCCTCGCTCGAGATCCTGGAGAATATCGGCATCGAGAGCCTCCATATGGAGACGATCGATCTGTTCGAGCGCGCCGGCGCCAAGGTCGATCGCTCGACCTTGCGCGTGAAGCCCGATCGCGGCCTCATCCTGGAGGCGATCAGGACGGTCCCGCCGGAATTCACACTGCGCGCCCGCAACCCCGAGCGCGATCTCCATTTCGGCGGCAATCACCTGGTGTTCTGCGCCACCGGCGGTCCCGCCTTCGCCAGCGATCTCGATCGCGGCCGGCGCGCCGGCAACGAAGCCGATATGAAGGACTATATCCGCCTCGTCCATATGCTGAACGTGCTGCATCAGGAAGGCGGGACGGGGCTCGAGCCGACCGACCTCCCGCCCGACACGCGCCATCTCGATGTCTATGAATCGATCCTGACCCTCACCGACAAGAGCTGGCATTGCTGGGCGATCGGCGCCTTTCGCGTGCGCGACGCGATCGAGATGGCCTGCATCGCCTATCCGACGACGCGTGAGGAGCTGCTGACGCGCCCGGCCGTCATCTCCATCATCAACTCGAACTCGCCCCTGAAGTTCGACGGGCCGATGGGCGAGGGGCTCTGCGAGCTGGCGCGCACCGGACAGGCGACCGTCTGCACGCCTTTCACGCTCTGCGGCGCCATGAGCCCGGTGACGCTGGCGGGCGCTCTCGCCCAGCAGAACGCCGAGGCCCTCTTCATGATCGCGCTGACGCAGCTCGTTCGGCCGGGCTCGCCCGCGGTCTATGGCGGCTTCACCTCGAATGTCGATATGAAGTCGGGGGCGCCAGCCTTCGGCACGCCCGAATACACCAAGGCCGCCTTCGCCTCGGGACAGCTCGCGCGACGCTACAACTTCCCTTACCGCTCCAGCAATGTGAACGCCTCGAACGTGGTGGATGTGCAGGCGGCTTACGAATCCGGCATGTCGCTCTGGGGCACCATCATGGGCGGGGTCAATCTCCTGGCCCATGCGGCCGGCTGGCTCGAGGGCGGCCTCACGGCGTCGTTCGAGAAGCTCATCCTCGATTGCGAGATGCTCCAGCTCATGCGCGAGACCCTGACGCCGATCGCGACCGACCGGGCGAGCCTGGGGCTCGAGGCGATCGCCGAGGTCGGGCCGGGCGGGCATTTCTTCGGTGTCGGCCATACGCTGGAGCGCTTCGAGCATGCGTTCTATGCACCCCTGCTCTCGGACTGGCGCAATTTCGAGACCTGGACCGATGCCGGCTCGATCGACGGCACCCACCGCGCCAACGCGATCTGGAAGGAACTGCTGCGCCAGTATCAGGAGCCGGCCATGGATCCGGCCGCGCGCGAGGCCCTCGCGGCCTATGTGGCGCGGCGCAAGGTCGAGATCGGCAGCGGGAAATATTGA
- a CDS encoding HutD/Ves family protein: MAMRRLIKANEHRVMPWKNSQGMTAEIAIDPPDTPLDKSFRWRLSLAEVKADGPFSIFPGYDRYIMLMGGNGMVLRFDNGREERIDEPHVPFQFSGDDSVRCWLIDGSVRDFNLMVRRDFQVSAGILTLNRRDRMLPALGRGTTLILYVIEGNTVLDDGTLLEPGDTLIINVELAAKHAVAFGRSQSKLFMARLTPRQRT, from the coding sequence ATGGCGATGCGCCGCCTGATCAAGGCCAACGAACATCGGGTCATGCCCTGGAAGAACAGCCAGGGCATGACGGCCGAGATCGCGATCGATCCGCCGGACACGCCGCTCGACAAATCCTTCCGCTGGCGCCTGTCGCTGGCCGAGGTCAAGGCCGACGGCCCGTTCTCGATCTTCCCGGGTTATGACCGCTACATCATGCTGATGGGCGGCAACGGCATGGTGCTGCGTTTCGACAACGGGCGCGAGGAGCGCATCGACGAGCCACATGTCCCGTTCCAGTTCAGCGGCGACGATTCGGTGCGCTGCTGGCTCATCGACGGCTCGGTGCGCGACTTCAATCTGATGGTCCGGCGCGATTTCCAGGTCTCGGCCGGGATCCTCACCCTCAACCGGCGCGACCGGATGCTGCCGGCGCTCGGCCGCGGCACGACCCTGATCCTCTATGTGATCGAGGGCAACACCGTGCTCGACGACGGCACCCTGCTCGAGCCCGGCGACACCCTCATCATCAATGTGGAACTCGCCGCCAAACACGCCGTCGCCTTCGGCCGCAGCCAGTCGAAGCTCTTCATGGCCAGGCTGACACCGCGCCAGCGGACGTGA
- a CDS encoding PAS domain-containing protein, which produces MLSSTAGQSKPISADRIAQILGYGFIYLALAAFSIDLSCGSNGVAAIWLPNAVAMGFVMLRRPWQVQLPALALGIALADILEGDPAFVSAMMALVNTAEIALGAWLIQRWLGAGDRFARLQEVVRFILIAGLVVPVFGAALGAMAVYWGLGVPMPEVLPGWFLTEAIGYIVLTPMLVLWWPLCRKTGGRKAWAERWLQGWNHRRVLEAGLLGSALCLSGFWLFSSVGWADAAELLPTFLATPLVLWAVMRFGRRGGSLATLIVVTAAVAGLLAHQTPIDDALPATPSDLLLPPLMMCVTALSGLLLGAALEEQNVMRKALEKSETHFRTLAEATHVGIYRTDAAGRCLYVNEGWSAITGRDAKISMGEDWSTALHPDDRRRVIANWYEAARNEATDYDEEYRWMRPDGQVRLVRDTAHPIKEGGKTTGFVGTVIDITDERAVRAQLEESRQRFDLALRGTSDAIWDWHLATGRLWYAPRFTEMMGYEPAQSPQTIEAFEAMVHPDDRAKRTAILTEYLAGGFSGRGYTMEYRLRRADGSYHWMRTRARAVLDRAGRPFRIAGALSDIQEEKQREVELQAAKEAAERANAAKSEFLAVMSHEIRTPMNGVLGMTGLLLETELSPEQRRYGEVIRRSGKSLMALLNDILDLSKLEAGRLEIETIAFDPAEVVRDAVEIHAEAARAKGLVLEFELAAGLPSLLMGDPARLRQILLNLVGNAVKFTERGRVKVDLVPGPWRGDAWQFLFVVSDTGIGMDQAQLDRLFRKFTQGDSSMARRFGGTGLGLAICRQLAELMGGTIGVESRPGEGSRFSLALPLRTADGTRASMAASREPLRSTAAGASLLLVEDNEVNQALAVALLARSGHRVHTVDSGVAAVAAVRDGDYDLVLMDVQMPEMDGIEATRRIRALEGPKARIPIVAMTANAMMGDRERFLAAGMDDYVSKPIDRAALFAVIAHCLKRALVTPVGPAVSPAPAAGGTPALDADQMAAIEELMSDLDRRDGTGG; this is translated from the coding sequence ATGCTCTCTTCGACGGCGGGCCAGTCCAAGCCGATATCCGCAGACCGGATCGCGCAGATCCTGGGCTACGGATTTATCTATCTCGCGCTGGCGGCCTTCAGCATCGATCTGTCGTGCGGCAGCAATGGCGTGGCCGCGATCTGGCTTCCCAATGCGGTGGCGATGGGCTTCGTCATGCTGCGCCGGCCCTGGCAGGTCCAGCTGCCGGCCCTGGCGCTGGGCATCGCGCTGGCCGATATCCTCGAGGGCGATCCGGCCTTCGTCTCCGCGATGATGGCGCTCGTCAATACCGCCGAGATCGCGCTGGGCGCCTGGCTGATCCAGCGCTGGCTCGGCGCCGGCGACCGCTTCGCCCGGCTGCAGGAGGTCGTGCGCTTCATCCTGATCGCCGGCCTCGTGGTTCCCGTTTTCGGGGCCGCCCTCGGGGCCATGGCCGTCTATTGGGGCCTCGGCGTGCCGATGCCCGAGGTTCTGCCGGGCTGGTTCCTGACCGAGGCCATCGGCTACATCGTGCTCACGCCGATGCTGGTGCTGTGGTGGCCGCTTTGCCGGAAGACCGGCGGGCGGAAGGCATGGGCGGAACGATGGCTCCAAGGCTGGAACCACAGGCGCGTCCTGGAGGCGGGCCTGCTCGGATCGGCGCTCTGTCTCAGCGGCTTCTGGCTGTTCAGCTCGGTCGGCTGGGCGGATGCGGCCGAGCTGCTGCCGACCTTCCTGGCGACGCCCCTGGTGCTCTGGGCTGTCATGCGTTTCGGCCGCCGCGGCGGCAGCCTCGCGACCCTGATCGTGGTCACGGCCGCCGTCGCCGGCCTCCTGGCGCATCAGACGCCGATCGACGATGCGCTGCCGGCGACTCCCAGCGACCTGCTGCTGCCGCCCCTGATGATGTGCGTGACCGCGCTGTCGGGCCTGCTGCTGGGCGCGGCCCTCGAGGAACAGAATGTCATGCGCAAGGCGCTCGAGAAGAGCGAAACGCATTTCCGCACGCTGGCCGAAGCCACGCATGTGGGCATCTACCGGACAGATGCCGCCGGGCGCTGTCTCTATGTCAATGAGGGCTGGAGCGCGATCACCGGTCGCGACGCCAAGATCTCGATGGGCGAGGACTGGTCGACGGCGCTTCATCCCGACGACCGCCGCCGCGTGATCGCGAACTGGTACGAGGCCGCCCGCAACGAAGCCACCGACTATGACGAGGAATATCGCTGGATGCGGCCGGATGGGCAGGTGCGGCTGGTGCGGGATACCGCCCATCCGATCAAGGAAGGCGGCAAGACCACCGGCTTCGTCGGCACGGTCATCGATATCACCGACGAGCGCGCGGTGCGCGCTCAGCTCGAGGAAAGCCGCCAGCGCTTCGATCTGGCGCTGCGCGGCACCTCCGACGCGATCTGGGACTGGCATCTGGCCACCGGCCGGCTCTGGTATGCGCCGCGTTTCACCGAGATGATGGGGTACGAACCCGCGCAGAGCCCGCAGACGATCGAGGCCTTCGAGGCCATGGTCCATCCGGACGACAGGGCGAAACGCACGGCGATATTGACCGAGTATCTGGCCGGCGGTTTCAGCGGGCGCGGCTACACCATGGAGTACCGGCTGCGCCGGGCCGATGGCAGCTATCACTGGATGCGCACGCGCGCCCGCGCCGTGCTGGATCGGGCCGGCCGGCCCTTCCGCATCGCGGGCGCCCTCAGCGACATCCAGGAGGAGAAGCAGCGCGAGGTCGAGCTGCAGGCGGCGAAGGAGGCGGCCGAACGGGCCAATGCCGCCAAGTCCGAGTTCCTCGCGGTGATGAGCCACGAGATCCGCACGCCGATGAACGGGGTCCTCGGCATGACGGGGCTGTTGCTGGAAACCGAGCTCAGCCCGGAGCAGCGCCGCTATGGCGAGGTGATCAGGCGCTCCGGCAAGTCGCTGATGGCCCTGCTCAACGACATTCTCGATCTGTCCAAGCTCGAGGCGGGGCGGCTGGAGATCGAAACCATCGCCTTCGACCCGGCCGAGGTCGTTCGCGATGCGGTCGAGATCCATGCGGAAGCGGCCCGCGCCAAGGGCCTCGTTCTGGAATTCGAGCTGGCCGCGGGACTGCCGTCCCTGCTGATGGGCGACCCGGCGCGGTTGCGGCAGATTCTGCTGAATCTCGTCGGCAACGCCGTCAAATTCACCGAGCGGGGACGCGTCAAGGTGGATCTCGTCCCGGGTCCCTGGAGGGGCGATGCGTGGCAGTTCCTCTTCGTCGTCAGCGACACCGGCATCGGCATGGACCAGGCGCAACTCGACCGCCTGTTCCGGAAATTCACCCAGGGCGATTCCTCCATGGCGCGCCGCTTCGGCGGCACCGGCCTCGGGCTCGCCATTTGTCGCCAGCTGGCCGAGTTGATGGGCGGAACCATCGGCGTCGAGAGCCGGCCCGGCGAAGGAAGCCGTTTCTCTCTCGCGCTGCCCTTGCGGACCGCGGACGGTACGCGGGCCTCGATGGCCGCATCCCGCGAGCCGCTCCGCTCGACGGCAGCAGGCGCCTCGCTCCTGCTGGTCGAGGACAATGAGGTCAACCAGGCCCTGGCCGTGGCGCTGCTCGCGCGCAGCGGCCATCGCGTCCATACGGTCGACAGCGGCGTCGCGGCGGTCGCGGCCGTTCGTGACGGCGATTACGACCTGGTCCTGATGGATGTGCAGATGCCGGAAATGGACGGCATCGAGGCGACGCGGCGCATCCGGGCGCTCGAGGGCCCGAAGGCTCGCATCCCGATCGTCGCGATGACCGCCAACGCCATGATGGGCGACAGGGAGCGCTTCCTCGCGGCCGGCATGGACGACTATGTGTCGAAGCCGATCGATCGCGCGGCGCTGTTTGCCGTGATCGCCCATTGCCTCAAGCGCGCGCTGGTGACGCCGGTCGGCCCTGCGGTTTCCCCGGCGCCGGCCGCTGGCGGCACTCCGGCTCTCGATGCCGATCAAATGGCGGCGATCGAAGAGCTGATGAGCGATCTCGACCGTCGCGACGGCACCGGCGGCTGA
- a CDS encoding Hpt domain-containing protein, giving the protein MALPAERKPVAPPDARPAADDGRAGGIAATVRRAQDAVAELSADYQNWALADLAKAEQALSEARADPAAAQPALQRLYGVAHDMKGQGGSFGFPLVTHVAQSLCRLLVGPGGSARHVALPAEEATFGLVEVHLKALRLILEKSVRGEGGEVGQKLVAKLQAMAGRG; this is encoded by the coding sequence ATGGCCCTGCCGGCCGAACGCAAACCGGTCGCCCCACCCGACGCCCGCCCTGCTGCCGACGACGGCCGGGCCGGCGGAATCGCGGCCACCGTCAGGCGGGCCCAGGACGCGGTGGCCGAGCTCAGCGCCGATTACCAGAACTGGGCGCTCGCCGACCTGGCCAAGGCCGAGCAGGCCCTGTCCGAGGCCCGCGCCGATCCTGCGGCGGCCCAGCCGGCCCTGCAGCGTCTCTATGGCGTCGCCCATGATATGAAGGGTCAGGGCGGGAGCTTCGGGTTTCCGTTGGTGACCCACGTGGCCCAGTCCCTGTGCCGGCTGCTGGTCGGCCCGGGCGGCAGCGCGCGCCATGTGGCACTCCCGGCCGAGGAAGCCACCTTCGGGCTGGTCGAGGTTCATCTGAAGGCGCTTCGCCTGATCCTCGAGAAATCGGTGCGGGGCGAGGGGGGCGAGGTCGGCCAGAAGCTGGTCGCCAAGCTCCAGGCCATGGCGGGCCGCGGCTAG